The genomic interval tcttcccgacccagggattgaacctgggtctgctgcattgcaggcagacactttaccctctgagccaccaggaaagtccattgtaaagcaattatattctaatttaaaaaaaatctgcattcagGAGACCCACCATGTAGACTCCTTTCCAGTCTTCTTGGTTGGTTACTGCTCTTCTTCCTTATTATGTACTTCTAGCCAtctcctcttctctgtcttctaGTTCTGGGCTTTATATAGCTATAAACATATAATTTTCCAAGTATACCTTTAATTTCAACTTATTTTCCTAACTCTAGACTTACATATTTAACTTCCAACTAGACATTTCTACAGTAGCAATTTAacactttaatatattttcttacagATGGCTTGATTTATGTACTGCATTAGAAACAGATACACAAAACATTATGCAGTCCGTCAAGTGCAGAACTTGAACTCTCTGTGGTCCACTTGGAAGGCTGATCCCATTACGCCATTTGCCAAATGACGTCTTCAACTCCTCCCTCTGGCTTCCCTAATCTCTATAAACGGTGACCTTAGAAATCTTCATTCTATCCAATGATATTGGTGAGTGGatgggaaagaacaaagaatccAGGGCCTCGGCATACATTGATGAGACTGGGCAAAGGTAATGTAGTTTAGAAGCTGAGCATTATCAATATTTATCTCTTTTGGGATCAGAAAGATTTTGGCAGCAGAAAAAACATTTTGGCCTTAGAGACAGTTCCCAAAGttactcattagaaaaaaacctGGAGGAATTTTCTGTTGAGAAAATTTCCTATAGATAGGTTTGAGGAATGAAATCAACAATTAAACAGAAGTCTAACATTGATTTGGACATGGAATTAGAAAGATGACTTAAAACTCACAATTTTGTCAAGTCACTGCCCTCTCTCCTTATATAAGAATAGTTTGAAAAGACTAACATACAGCCATAACATGTTATATgtgtccttttgtttttatttttctgagaactTTTGTCATACAAATATACtgaaatttaacaaataatttcatacatCTGTTGATAAAGTCATCTGAGTTGAGACTTGAAACATTAACCAGAGTCAGTGATTCTCTGCTGTACTCTTACCAATTTCTGAATCACTGAATTATGCAATTTAATTAAATAAGTGTTTAACCATCTGTGTTATAGTGTGTCATGCAGCAATAGGTAACcgttttctcttttataatttacAGCCTCCATGtatgttcagtcagtcagttctgttgctccatcatgtccaactctttgaaccctgttcactgcagcacgccaagcttcccggtccatcaccaactcccagagcttactcaaactcatgtacatccagttggtgatgccatccaaccatttcatcctctgtcatccccttctcctcctgccttcaatctttcccaccatcagggtctttttcaatgactcagttcttcgcattgggtggccaaagtattggagtttcagcttcagcatcagtccttccaatgaatattcaggactgatttcctttaggattgacaggcttgatctccctgaagtcacaaggactctcaagtgtcttcttcaacaccacagtttaaaagcatcaattctttggtgctcagctttctttatagtccaactctcacatccatagatgactactggaaaaaccatagctctgactagacggacctttgttggcaaagtaatgtctctgatttttaatatgttgcctaggttggtaatagcttttcttccaagaagcaagtgtcttttaatttcatgggtgcagtcaccatttgcagtgattttggaggccatcAAAATACAATCatttactatttccattgtttctccatctatttgccatgaagcgacaggacctgatgccatgatcttagttttttgaatgctgagttttaagccaagtttctCACTCTctgcttttactttcatcaagaggctctttagttctttactttcttctataagggtggtgtcatatatgcatctgaggttattgatatttctcccggaaatcttgattccagcttgtgcttcacccagcccagcatttcacatgatgtactctgcatataagttgaataagcagggtgacaatacccATGTATATtggattacttaaaaaaattctgatcAATAGGAATTCTAGTCTGAGATAGTTCAGACTAGGTATAAAATGCCTTCTCCGCATACATTCTTTTATAAACAAAACTGGAATTAAGAGACCAAAGAATAGAGTAGGAAGATGGAAGAACTATATGAGCTAGGTTAGAATCAAATTCTTTGCTTTACAAAAGTGGATGTAAACAATTTGGATGGTCTGTTCATGAACTCAAAATATCCTTTTATAACTTTTCAGTCTGTatctctattatttatttaacagtcttatttatttattggttgcacggcctggcttgtgggatcttagttctccaatcaggCGTTGAACCTAGGCTCTTGGCAGCGAAAGTGCAGAatgctaaccactggacaccagggaatccTATATCTCTAAATAGTTGGGAATGCTGGTATCCACTATAGTTTCAGGTCCAGTTTCATGGAACATAGAAAGTGAGGAACATAGTAATTCTTGTCTATTAGCTCCAAAAATACTTccgcaaagaaagctgagtgccaaagaattgatgtttttgaactgtggtgttggagaagactcttgagagtccctaggaatgcaaggagatccaaccagtcaatcctaaaggaaatcagtcctgaatattcatgggaaggaatgatgctaaagctgaaagtctgatactttggccacctgatgcaaagaactgactcattggaaaagatccggatgctgggaaagattgaaggcaggagaatgggatgacagaggatgagatgattggatggcatcacagaatccatgtacatgagtttgagcaattttcgggagctggtgatggacagggaaccttgagtgctgcagtccatgtggtcacaaagagtcggatacgactgaacgactgaactgaactgaattactattCAATagctttcacttagcataaattTGGTGATAGGTAAGGAAAACAAACTTGATGAATTCTTCATATTTCACTGGTATTATATCATGTTCTATCACATTACAAtctgtgaaaatgagtatagaaatcaaaaataaaataaataataaggaaaaattttGAAGCTCAATTTTCTATGACCAGAAATTGAAGGGAAAATAACATATCAGTGAGCAAGAAAGATATTCTTGAGATTGTTTTCATGATGCCTCcatttttagcaatattttttggtaaTCTTTTACAGGTTGTCCATTTGAATTTTAAAGCGTCTTTGGAGTCAGAGTTCACAATTTATCTCTGTTAATTAGTACTCAAagcattatttgttttaattacttACTTGCTTCCTtgcttggagaaaaagaaatcatgatATACTCCTAATAtgagttaacatttatttttctatttgagtAACCCTAGCCCTACAcacaaattcttaaaataaaacagCGTAACAACTTTATTGTTCACTTTATAATATGTTAATTTACAGGAAACATGCAGATTAATAAGCCTTAGTATTATCCAACtgtataatatatgcatatttgagGCAAATTTCTCTATCTGATTTTATTCAAGAACAAGAATATGTAAACAAATAGTTTTATCAACTTATATCCCCCACACAAATTCAACATTAAGATTCCAacggggcttccctagtggctcagtggtaaagaatctgcctgccaatgcaggagacactggtttgatccctgatccaggaagatcccacattccatggagcaattaagcccacttgtgacaacaggagaagccactgcactgagacACCTGAGCACCGTGACctgagagaagcccccactcgcCGAAACCAGAGAAAAGGCTGCCAcaacaatgaagactcagcacagccaaaaaaaaaaaaaaaaaaaaaagattttgtggATAGTGTCCTATTTATTCAAGTTTCCCTTACATTACCTTGTCACACACTGTTAACACAACTAGACTGgagtttcccatttatttttctttatataatgcCTTCTGTTTCACAAACAGTATACAATTAGAAAAGCAGTCTAATTTCACATCTCAACTTTCTCATAGCCTTTTTATTGATGCCTTGGAAGAATTCTCTAGATTTCTTAGGGTCAGAGTCTCCTTCTGATCACCCTCCTCAAAGCCCCTTCTACTTCCTTGTTCCTCAAAGTATAGATCAGTGGATTTAGTACAGGAGTGATCACACTGTACATAATGGCAATAATCCGCTCCTGGTCCATGGAGCTACCCGAGGCAGGACGAATGTAAGTGAAAACAACAGGAGCATAGAAAAGAACAACTACCATGAAGTGGGAGGCACACGTGGACAGTGCTTTATGGAGCATGCTGCAAGAACGGGTCTTGAAGAAAAGATACATAATAATGTAGAAATAGGAGAGAAGGGTTAGAGAGAATGGGCCCATGGAAATGGTCCCTGTCACAGAATGAAGTAGCCATTCATTGAGGTCAGTGTTTCCACAGGCCAACTCCAGCAATGGCTTAACATCACAGAAGAAGTGATGGATATGGTTGGAACCACAGAAGTTTAAGCGAGAGGTCATTACTGAGTGCAGTAGGGCATGGAAAAACCCAATGATCCAGATAGTGACAGCCATCTGGGTACAGACCTGACGATTCATGATAAGAGTGTAACGAAGTGGTTTGCAGATAGCCACAAAGCGGTCAAAGGCCATCATGGCCAGCAACATGGCCTCTGTGCTACCTAAGAAGTGGAAGAAATGAAGCTGGCTTATGCATCCCAAGagagaaattgttttgtggataGACAGGAAGTTGTCCAGTACCTTTGGCAGAGTCACTGTGGAGTAGCAGATATCCAGACATGACaggtttcccaggaaaaaatacataggagAATGGAGTTTTGGATCAGAGATGACAACCATCATGATGACTCCATTCCCAGCCACATTGACAATGTAAATTGCAAGGAAAACCACAAAGAGAACAggctgcagtacttggatgtctGTCACTCCCAGGAGGAGAAATTCAGTGACTGAGGTTTGATTCAGCATcacttgaaagaaaagagaaaataacatatGGAATGATATCTCTCATGGGAACCAGAGTCCTGCAGCTGAGGATTTCCCATCTAGACAATAATATTTTGAGGGATAGCATTGTTGTTgtagggcttacctggtggctcaggggtaaagaagcaACCTataaatgcaagagacatggattcaactcctgggtcaggaagatcccctggaggaagaaatgacaaatctctccagtattcttgcctggaaaattttgagAACAGGGGAGTCTGGAgtgctactgtctatggggttgcaaagagttggacataactgagcacatacacaaagTTTGGGAAACCTGTGAgtggagaagaaaaagatttgATGTGACCTCAGTAAAAAAGTGAATAAACTAGGCAACATTTCTAGGGATCCCATGGGACATTCCCCTTTATAGCTAGAGAATATTTTGAGAAATCATCTAAACTTTATTACACCTTTACTGAAGGCTGGCAGCAAGGAATTCAGAGTAGCTTTCCTTAATAATCTTCTGTATTTTGTATATTGTTAAACATTATCACTCCTGCTTAAGATACACATGGTATGCCAAACATTATTTTTGGTTCTCTACCCACAAAACAAAAGTGTATCAAAAATCATTTGGTTGAAAAAAACCTTTTCCTAACGTATAAAGAAAACAGCAGTCAGATTTTctgtattaaataatttatttcactgcA from Bos indicus isolate NIAB-ARS_2022 breed Sahiwal x Tharparkar chromosome 23, NIAB-ARS_B.indTharparkar_mat_pri_1.0, whole genome shotgun sequence carries:
- the LOC109576959 gene encoding olfactory receptor 12D1-like, with the protein product MLNQTSVTEFLLLGVTDIQVLQPVLFVVFLAIYIVNVAGNGVIMMVVISDPKLHSPMYFFLGNLSCLDICYSTVTLPKVLDNFLSIHKTISLLGCISQLHFFHFLGSTEAMLLAMMAFDRFVAICKPLRYTLIMNRQVCTQMAVTIWIIGFFHALLHSVMTSRLNFCGSNHIHHFFCDVKPLLELACGNTDLNEWLLHSVTGTISMGPFSLTLLSYFYIIMYLFFKTRSCSMLHKALSTCASHFMVVVLFYAPVVFTYIRPASGSSMDQERIIAIMYSVITPVLNPLIYTLRNKEVEGALRRVIRRRL